The Meiothermus sp. genome segment GCAGCTCGCGCAAAAAGATGGGCTGGGGTACGGCGATAACCCCCAGTTCGCGGGCTTTTTGCAGGTGCTCTGGGCCGGCCAGGCCAAAGTGCTCGAGGCGGTGGCGCGGGCCTGGGGTCTGCTGGTAGAGCCGCTCGTAGACCCGCAACACCTGATCCAGGGCCCGGTCGCCGATGGCATGGGTGCCGATGCGAAAGCCTGCGCGGTGGGCCTCGAGCGCCAGAGCGAATAGCTCTTCCTCCTCGAAGCGCAGGATGCCGTACTGGGGAGGCTTTAGGGTCTTGTAGGGCTGGGAAATGGCGGCAGTAGCCCCGGAAAGCCCCCCATCGGCAAAAAACTTCACCGAGTCGCAACGCAGCCGGTCGGAAACGTGCTTCTCGGGCAGGGGGAAGGTCTCGGTGCCCCCGTCGGGGCGGCGGATGTAGAGCAGGTTGACCCGGATGGGGAGCTCGCCGCGTTCGTCCAAAGCCCGGTAGGCGGCGTAGAGCGGCGGGTCTACGGCGGGGTCGGTGGCGCTGGTGATGCCCAGGCTGCGCAGGTACGCGCATCCCGCCTTCACCCACAGCTCGTATTGGGCCTGGGTGGGCTCGCCCATAGCCCGAAAGACCAGCCCGTAGGCGGTTTCGTACAGGATGCCCTGGTCGTAGTGGATCTCCCCACCGGGCACAGAGGTTTCTGGGGTAATGCCCGATAGCTGTAGGGCACGGGAATTCACCGCGTGAATGTGGGCGCAAGTACGGGTGAGCAGCACCGGGTTATGGGGCGCAAGTTTGTCCAGGGCAGCTTTGGAAGGCATGGCCTTTTCGACCAGCATGGCCTCGTTCCAGCCCCGCCCCCACAACCACTCGCCGGGCTTCAGCGTCCTGGCCCGTTCTGCTACCCTGGCGTACACCTCGGCCAGCGAGGTAATGCCCCGCAAATCGAGCAGGGTGGTGCGCAGTTGCCCCACTTTCCAGATGTGCACGTGCGCGTCGTTGAAGCCGGGGAGCAGGGTGCGGCCTTCCAGGTGAAGCTGCGGAGTGCCCGGCGGGGCCAGCTTCAGAAGGTCGGAAAGGACGCCTGTAGCGGCAATCCTGCCGTTTTGCACGTAGAGGGCCTCGAGGGGCTCCAGGCGGTACACCCCCCCCCGCCTCGAGGGGTTCAGGATTTGGCCACCGTACAGGAGTAAACGGCTCATGGATTCCTTCCTGGGGCCTGGGGATTGCGCCACACGATAAACACCCCGTAGTTGCCACAACTGGGGTCGTCGAGGTAGTCGGGCATAATGCCCCAGACGTTGTAGCCGCGTTTGAGCTGTACTGAGAGTACCGGGTCGAACATCTCGCCTTTGACCACCCGGGCCACGTACTGCTCGATGAAAAGGTCGCGCTGATAGCGGGCAAAGCCCTTGGGCATGGCCCCGGCCACGTGGCCCTTGAGGCCCAGGCGGCGCACCAGTTCCTGGCGGGCGGTGTAGAGCAGGGTGGAAAGCCCCAGCCCGCGAAATGCGGGGTGGACGCCGATATCAGCCCCGTAGAGCCAGTCGCCCTGGGGGTCGTGGGTGGTGAGCCAGTTGTGCCCCACGGCCTCCATGTACT includes the following:
- a CDS encoding GNAT family N-acetyltransferase; translation: MRELLVSPDHRFAVVQSEPWMAEALEAIQRASFPSLAIDELITAEHYQAHMRVFPEGQHAVVKRETGQVVACSTDLRTRVNFLHFQHKYMEAVGHNWLTTHDPQGDWLYGADIGVHPAFRGLGLSTLLYTARQELVRRLGLKGHVAGAMPKGFARYQRDLFIEQYVARVVKGEMFDPVLSVQLKRGYNVWGIMPDYLDDPSCGNYGVFIVWRNPQAPGRNP
- a CDS encoding amidohydrolase yields the protein MSRLLLYGGQILNPSRRGGVYRLEPLEALYVQNGRIAATGVLSDLLKLAPPGTPQLHLEGRTLLPGFNDAHVHIWKVGQLRTTLLDLRGITSLAEVYARVAERARTLKPGEWLWGRGWNEAMLVEKAMPSKAALDKLAPHNPVLLTRTCAHIHAVNSRALQLSGITPETSVPGGEIHYDQGILYETAYGLVFRAMGEPTQAQYELWVKAGCAYLRSLGITSATDPAVDPPLYAAYRALDERGELPIRVNLLYIRRPDGGTETFPLPEKHVSDRLRCDSVKFFADGGLSGATAAISQPYKTLKPPQYGILRFEEEELFALALEAHRAGFRIGTHAIGDRALDQVLRVYERLYQQTPGPRHRLEHFGLAGPEHLQKARELGVIAVPQPIFLRELRANYERYVPDEWLKRCFNLRAMFEAGLTVAFSSDGPVVHQVEPLKGLQAALHEPLVMGNEVGLEQALWAYTQGGAIAQGDEGNRGSLEMGQWADFVVLEGDIQDPYSLCVQHTVLGGEGFS